One genomic window of Candidatus Pseudobacter hemicellulosilyticus includes the following:
- a CDS encoding energy transducer TonB, with amino-acid sequence MNTSNILTADVLDIIFDGRNKQYGAYELRRHYSRRLFKSIAVMLSGCLLLGAGFAMASRHNSDKDAVFNISDHQLVDVAPPEQPKELPPPPKPQTPPPPQQVATLKVTPPRIVPDDQVDPNDKPPVVEDIEKVRVGTENIKGVDDIGAPPPMAGDGDGNKVIEQPAKREDDYGGIFLKVEIESTFPGGRQAWERFLNKNLANNYPQDAVDNGIQGTVVIQFIVDSMGLVSNVEAIAGPEELRATAVRVIEKSGKWNPAVQNHRKVKSYKKQPIVFKLSED; translated from the coding sequence ATGAACACTTCCAACATCTTAACCGCCGACGTACTGGATATCATCTTTGATGGACGGAACAAACAGTATGGCGCATACGAACTTAGAAGACATTATAGCCGAAGATTATTCAAAAGCATTGCAGTGATGTTATCCGGTTGCCTCTTACTGGGCGCAGGCTTTGCCATGGCCAGCAGGCACAACAGTGATAAAGACGCTGTTTTTAATATCAGTGATCATCAACTGGTAGATGTGGCGCCGCCTGAACAGCCCAAAGAACTGCCGCCACCACCAAAACCGCAAACACCTCCTCCTCCGCAACAGGTGGCCACCCTCAAGGTGACCCCGCCACGGATTGTTCCTGATGACCAGGTAGATCCCAATGATAAGCCCCCTGTTGTAGAAGATATTGAGAAAGTAAGAGTAGGCACAGAGAATATAAAAGGAGTGGATGATATTGGCGCCCCGCCACCAATGGCAGGCGATGGCGATGGTAACAAAGTGATAGAGCAACCCGCCAAAAGGGAAGACGATTATGGCGGCATTTTCCTCAAAGTGGAGATAGAGTCTACCTTTCCCGGCGGACGCCAGGCATGGGAACGTTTCCTGAATAAGAATCTTGCCAATAATTACCCGCAGGATGCCGTCGATAACGGGATACAGGGAACCGTAGTGATCCAGTTCATTGTAGACTCCATGGGTTTGGTCAGCAATGTGGAAGCTATCGCCGGTCCCGAAGAATTACGCGCTACAGCAGTACGTGTGATAGAAAAAAGCGGTAAATGGAACCCCGCTGTCCAGAACCACCGGAAAGTTAAATCC
- a CDS encoding TonB family protein yields the protein MEVNKILSADVLDIVFEGRNKDYGAYQLRKTYNKRLIAALVTTASICILIFAAFVIANAIEPKEEAKEMVVQDVQLEEIKQEEKREEPPPPPPPKPPDPPKVEMAKFTPPKIVKDEEVKADEKPPEVEKLEETKIGTVNQEGVKDEGIVAPPVEDAGRGVVEAPRKVEEDWDKTFTKVEIESEYPGGTAAWQRYLNKTLRYPQEAIDNEVQGTVVIQFIVDKDGMVSDVEAISGPNELRDEAVRVIKKSGKWTPAIQNGRKVKSYKKQPIVFRLETEG from the coding sequence ATGGAAGTCAACAAAATATTAAGCGCAGATGTTCTTGACATCGTCTTTGAAGGACGGAACAAGGACTATGGTGCTTATCAATTGCGGAAGACTTACAACAAGCGACTGATCGCAGCCCTTGTGACTACCGCGTCGATATGCATCCTGATCTTCGCAGCCTTCGTGATCGCCAATGCTATTGAGCCCAAGGAAGAGGCCAAGGAAATGGTGGTGCAGGACGTGCAGCTGGAGGAGATCAAGCAGGAAGAAAAAAGGGAAGAGCCGCCTCCACCTCCTCCCCCCAAACCACCAGATCCCCCCAAAGTGGAAATGGCCAAATTCACTCCTCCCAAGATCGTAAAGGATGAGGAAGTGAAGGCGGACGAAAAACCACCAGAAGTGGAGAAACTGGAAGAAACCAAGATCGGTACAGTTAACCAGGAAGGTGTGAAAGACGAGGGTATCGTTGCTCCCCCGGTAGAAGATGCCGGCAGAGGGGTAGTGGAAGCACCCAGGAAAGTAGAGGAAGACTGGGATAAGACCTTTACCAAAGTGGAGATCGAATCCGAGTATCCTGGTGGTACAGCCGCCTGGCAACGTTACCTGAACAAGACCCTGCGTTACCCGCAGGAGGCTATCGATAACGAAGTTCAGGGTACTGTAGTGATCCAGTTCATCGTGGATAAAGATGGTATGGTGAGTGACGTGGAAGCTATCAGCGGCCCCAACGAGCTGCGTGATGAAGCGGTACGCGTTATCAAGAAGTCCGGTAAATGGACTCCTGCCATCCAGAACGGCCGTAAGGTAAAATCTTACAAAAAACAGCCGATCGTATTCCGTCTCGAAACAGAAGGTTAA
- a CDS encoding proton-conducting transporter membrane subunit: protein MGLFGVIRWLVPVLPTAAWAHGDTVGLLCVIGMIYASLIAIQQDDLKRLIAYSSIAHMGLMCLAIFVSSDKGLQGVMIQMFNHGINIIGLWIVVELIERQFNTRKISELGGLAQKAPGLAILLVVVALANVALPLTNAFVGEFLLFTGVFTSNVSKMGPVFAAVAGVSIILSAVYTLNMIQRVFYGNTNTLTANAKDIRINEKLVLGVLVIAILVMGVYPKPMLELTQGTVDALLEKMVNKHPL, encoded by the coding sequence ATGGGGCTGTTTGGGGTGATCCGCTGGCTGGTGCCCGTTCTGCCTACCGCCGCCTGGGCGCATGGTGACACGGTTGGCCTGCTCTGCGTGATCGGGATGATCTATGCATCGCTGATCGCTATCCAGCAGGACGACCTGAAGCGCCTGATCGCCTATTCCTCCATCGCCCACATGGGCCTGATGTGCCTGGCCATCTTCGTGTCTTCAGATAAAGGCCTGCAGGGGGTAATGATCCAGATGTTCAACCACGGGATCAATATCATCGGCCTCTGGATAGTAGTGGAGCTGATAGAGCGCCAGTTCAATACCCGTAAGATCTCCGAGCTGGGAGGTCTGGCGCAGAAAGCGCCGGGGCTTGCTATCCTCCTGGTAGTGGTGGCGCTGGCCAATGTGGCCCTGCCGCTGACCAATGCCTTTGTGGGTGAGTTCCTGCTCTTCACCGGCGTATTTACTTCCAATGTTTCCAAAATGGGACCTGTGTTTGCCGCGGTGGCTGGTGTCAGCATCATCCTGTCCGCAGTGTATACGCTGAATATGATCCAGCGTGTATTCTACGGCAATACCAATACCCTTACCGCCAATGCAAAGGATATCCGCATCAACGAGAAGCTGGTGCTGGGTGTGCTGGTGATAGCCATCCTGGTGATGGGCGTTTATCCCAAGCCTATGCTGGAACTGACCCAGGGAACGGTGGATGCATTACTGGAAAAAATGGTTAATAAACATCCATTATAA
- a CDS encoding zinc-dependent metalloprotease yields the protein MDKNLGLKNALFLLVATGCLTAGASAQNKKTAPPAQGTTPPPAAAPAPPKSGPKAYKDVITDKALTRKGLFTVHKVDDKWFFELGDTLLNQDILVVNRISKGAIDTRSQFFGYAGDEINENVIRFEKGPNNKIFLRNISFSVYSRDTSKPMYKTVQNSNVQPIVASFEVKAFSKDSAGSVIDMTDFINGDNDVFFFASSTKSALRLGGVQPDKSYIVDIRSFPINTEIKTVKTYSKSPAPSLFPGAPAGPGGNATLELNTSIVALPKVPMRPRYYDDRVAYFTTEFTDFDADPQGVKDISMVTRWRLEPKPEDVEKMKRGELVEPIKPIVYYIDPATPAKWVPYLVQGVNDWQKAFEKAGFKNAIVAKIAPTPQEDSSWSLEDARYSAIVYKPSDIPNAMGPHVHDPRTGEILESHINWYHNVMSLLRNWYLIQASPSDPNARKAHFDDELMGQLIRFVSSHEVGHTLGLPHNMGASAATPVEKLRDKAWVEANGHTSSIMDYARFNYVAQPGDNIGAAGLYPRIGSYDLWSIEWGYKPIFDKSEDEEKAILNDWVKARANDPYLRFIHADGQDPRAQTESLGDNAMKASDYGIRNLKWMLPQIQSWVNEKGEDYKLLADIYGEVYGQFSRYIGHVITNIGGVYTDKKTTDQSGAIYTVVPKTTQKEALGFLAKNVLETPTWLLNKEILDRINNPSQDRLSGLQEQVLSGLLSINRLTRMNTATLRDASAYRLEDYMDDVKKAIWSELPTRKTIDFYRRLLQKSYVDKLGAMVAPPAAPAPISMGGMVISMGGSSRSGDAPAIARAQLKALKAEIAAALPAYSDRMSRYHLQELNEKIDRILNPNK from the coding sequence ATGGATAAAAACCTCGGTCTCAAAAATGCCCTGTTCCTGCTTGTGGCTACCGGCTGCCTTACTGCCGGCGCCAGCGCGCAGAACAAGAAAACTGCTCCCCCGGCTCAGGGAACTACCCCCCCGCCAGCCGCTGCTCCGGCCCCCCCGAAATCCGGCCCTAAAGCCTACAAAGACGTTATCACCGACAAAGCACTTACCCGTAAAGGCCTGTTCACCGTTCATAAAGTGGACGACAAATGGTTCTTTGAACTGGGTGACACCCTCCTCAACCAGGACATCCTGGTGGTAAACAGGATCTCCAAAGGCGCCATCGATACCCGCTCCCAGTTCTTTGGGTATGCCGGCGACGAGATCAATGAAAACGTTATCCGTTTCGAGAAGGGACCCAATAACAAGATCTTCCTCCGGAATATCTCCTTCTCCGTGTACAGCAGGGATACCAGCAAACCCATGTACAAAACTGTTCAGAACTCCAACGTGCAGCCCATCGTTGCCTCTTTTGAAGTGAAAGCTTTCTCCAAAGACAGCGCCGGCTCCGTGATCGATATGACCGATTTTATCAATGGCGATAATGATGTTTTCTTCTTCGCCAGCTCCACCAAATCCGCCCTGCGCCTCGGTGGCGTTCAGCCGGATAAGTCCTATATCGTGGACATCAGGTCCTTCCCCATCAACACTGAGATCAAAACTGTAAAGACTTATTCCAAATCTCCCGCCCCCTCCCTGTTCCCCGGCGCTCCCGCGGGTCCCGGCGGTAATGCTACCCTGGAACTCAACACTTCCATTGTAGCCCTGCCCAAAGTTCCCATGCGCCCCCGCTACTATGATGACCGGGTAGCTTATTTTACCACGGAATTCACAGATTTTGATGCAGATCCCCAGGGCGTAAAGGATATCAGCATGGTAACCCGCTGGAGACTGGAGCCCAAACCGGAAGATGTGGAGAAAATGAAAAGAGGCGAACTGGTAGAACCTATCAAGCCTATTGTCTATTATATTGACCCCGCTACCCCCGCCAAATGGGTCCCCTACCTGGTCCAGGGCGTGAACGACTGGCAGAAGGCTTTTGAAAAAGCCGGCTTTAAGAATGCCATCGTAGCCAAAATAGCCCCCACGCCCCAGGAAGACAGCAGCTGGAGCCTGGAAGACGCCCGCTACTCAGCCATCGTCTACAAACCTTCCGATATCCCCAACGCCATGGGCCCTCACGTGCATGATCCCCGCACCGGTGAGATCCTGGAGTCCCATATCAACTGGTACCATAATGTAATGAGCCTGCTCCGCAACTGGTACCTGATCCAGGCCTCCCCCAGCGATCCCAATGCCCGTAAAGCACATTTCGACGACGAACTGATGGGCCAGCTCATCCGCTTCGTATCCTCCCATGAAGTAGGCCATACCCTCGGTCTCCCCCATAATATGGGCGCTTCCGCCGCTACCCCCGTGGAAAAGCTGCGCGATAAAGCCTGGGTGGAAGCCAACGGCCATACCTCCTCCATCATGGACTATGCCCGCTTTAACTATGTAGCCCAACCCGGGGATAATATCGGCGCCGCCGGTCTCTACCCCCGCATCGGCTCCTATGACCTCTGGTCCATTGAATGGGGCTACAAACCCATCTTCGATAAATCCGAAGACGAAGAGAAAGCCATCCTGAACGATTGGGTGAAAGCCCGCGCCAATGATCCTTACCTGCGTTTTATCCACGCCGACGGACAGGATCCCCGCGCACAGACTGAATCCCTGGGCGACAATGCCATGAAAGCCAGCGATTATGGCATCAGGAACCTGAAATGGATGCTGCCGCAGATCCAGTCCTGGGTGAATGAGAAAGGAGAAGACTATAAACTCCTGGCAGATATCTATGGTGAAGTGTACGGACAGTTCAGCCGTTATATCGGCCACGTGATCACCAATATTGGTGGTGTGTATACTGATAAGAAGACCACTGATCAAAGCGGGGCTATATACACTGTAGTACCCAAGACAACACAGAAAGAAGCCCTGGGCTTCCTGGCTAAAAATGTGCTGGAAACCCCCACCTGGCTGCTCAATAAAGAGATCCTCGACAGGATCAATAATCCTTCCCAGGATCGCCTGAGCGGTCTCCAGGAGCAGGTGCTTAGCGGACTGCTCAGTATCAACCGCCTCACCCGCATGAACACAGCCACCCTGCGTGATGCCAGCGCTTACCGCCTGGAAGACTATATGGACGACGTGAAAAAAGCGATCTGGTCTGAACTGCCCACCCGCAAGACCATCGACTTCTACCGTCGCCTCCTGCAAAAATCATATGTAGACAAACTGGGCGCCATGGTTGCTCCTCCCGCAGCACCTGCTCCCATCAGCATGGGCGGCATGGTGATCAGCATGGGTGGCAGCAGCCGCTCCGGTGATGCGCCCGCTATTGCCCGCGCTCAACTCAAAGCCCTGAAAGCAGAGATCGCAGCTGCCCTGCCCGCTTACAGCGACAGGATGAGCCGCTATCACCTGCAGGAGCTGAATGAGAAGATCGACCGGATCCTCAACCCCAACAAATAA
- a CDS encoding biopolymer transporter ExbD: MPKVKVPRKSTNVDMTAMCDVAFLLLSFFILTTKFKPSEALEVTTPKSVSTKAVDAQNVVLITMDKDGKVYFSVGDENADEKDQILDLVSNTKNLQLGEPEKAAFRRSASFIGVPFSQLKSFLQLTPEQLKSFKSPGIPIDSANNELQLWMGAANTAFQGKKMALMVKGDNNAKFPTFKGVIDAFKKNEIFKFSMITDPEGVPEGTDLYRTNQRSGGKAAETE, translated from the coding sequence ATGCCAAAAGTTAAAGTACCACGGAAGAGTACGAATGTCGACATGACCGCCATGTGTGACGTGGCCTTTCTTTTGTTGTCGTTCTTCATCCTGACTACCAAGTTCAAACCCTCTGAGGCTCTGGAAGTTACAACACCTAAATCTGTTTCTACCAAAGCGGTGGATGCACAGAATGTGGTGCTGATCACCATGGACAAGGATGGAAAGGTATATTTCTCGGTAGGTGATGAGAATGCAGACGAGAAGGATCAGATCCTGGATCTTGTTAGCAATACCAAGAACCTGCAGCTCGGTGAGCCAGAGAAAGCCGCTTTCAGACGGTCAGCTTCCTTTATCGGCGTTCCCTTTTCCCAGCTCAAATCTTTTTTGCAGCTGACACCTGAACAGCTCAAGAGTTTTAAATCACCCGGTATTCCCATTGACTCTGCAAACAATGAGTTGCAACTGTGGATGGGCGCCGCCAACACTGCCTTCCAGGGTAAGAAAATGGCCCTGATGGTAAAAGGTGATAACAATGCGAAGTTCCCTACTTTTAAAGGAGTCATTGACGCCTTCAAAAAGAACGAGATCTTCAAGTTCTCTATGATCACTGATCCGGAAGGTGTTCCTGAAGGTACCGATCTGTACAGGACCAACCAGCGGAGCGGTGGAAAAGCAGCTGAGACAGAGTAA
- a CDS encoding NADH-quinone oxidoreductase subunit N gives MNAIIISAIWGVVMMFTGAFANKQTVVRTMALLGIGLLLAVNLMESGGTTLVKVNVRNMLYFDSFGLFFNTIAFGCTALYFLLSGRDMKKVGTQVAEYYALIFFILCGVAIVSSFNTLLMLFLGIEIISIPLYILTGADKRNLKSNEAALKYFLMGSFSTGLMLMGITLIYGAKGTFTLDQIGFGTTELTPMLSAGLLLLLFSMAFKVSAAPFHFWTPDVYDGAPTVFTSFMATIVKAAAFIGFLRLFDNSFGDLHAEWRTLVAIIAAATLLIGNITAVFQQSVKRMLAYSSIAQAGFMMFSLVALNGIAKEGLIFYTMAYSVATIGIFAILVRMKDYTFEGFNGLAKRQPLLAATTTIFLLSLAGIPATAGFMAKFYMLSAAISNGQVFWLVIVGVLCAAISVYYYFRVIQAMYFREGEGQEIETTIGFRGTLVGMAALVVLFGIFPQWIISQLYFFF, from the coding sequence ATGAATGCAATTATAATATCGGCTATCTGGGGTGTGGTAATGATGTTCACGGGAGCCTTTGCCAACAAACAAACTGTAGTGCGGACAATGGCCTTGCTGGGCATTGGCCTGCTGCTGGCGGTGAACCTGATGGAATCCGGTGGAACCACCCTGGTGAAAGTGAACGTACGCAATATGCTTTACTTCGATAGCTTCGGGTTGTTCTTCAACACCATCGCTTTTGGCTGTACTGCACTGTACTTCCTGCTCTCTGGTCGTGACATGAAGAAAGTAGGTACACAGGTGGCGGAATATTATGCATTGATCTTTTTCATCCTTTGCGGGGTGGCCATCGTTTCTTCTTTCAATACCCTGCTGATGCTGTTCCTGGGCATTGAGATCATTTCTATCCCCCTGTATATCCTGACTGGTGCAGATAAACGTAACCTGAAAAGCAATGAGGCGGCCCTGAAATATTTCCTGATGGGTTCTTTCTCCACCGGCCTGATGCTGATGGGTATCACCCTGATCTATGGAGCCAAAGGGACCTTTACGCTGGACCAGATCGGGTTTGGCACTACGGAGCTGACCCCCATGCTGTCTGCCGGCCTGCTGCTCCTGCTGTTCTCCATGGCTTTCAAAGTATCTGCGGCGCCCTTCCATTTCTGGACGCCCGACGTATATGACGGCGCTCCTACGGTATTCACCTCCTTCATGGCTACTATTGTGAAGGCGGCTGCCTTTATCGGTTTCCTGCGCCTGTTTGACAACAGCTTTGGCGACCTCCATGCAGAATGGCGCACCCTGGTGGCCATCATTGCCGCCGCCACCCTGCTGATCGGTAATATCACGGCCGTATTCCAGCAGAGCGTGAAAAGGATGCTGGCCTATTCCAGTATTGCCCAGGCTGGCTTCATGATGTTCTCCCTGGTAGCCCTGAACGGGATTGCCAAGGAAGGCCTGATCTTTTACACGATGGCCTACAGTGTAGCCACCATTGGTATCTTCGCCATCCTGGTACGGATGAAGGACTATACCTTTGAAGGGTTCAACGGCCTGGCCAAAAGGCAGCCCCTGCTGGCGGCTACCACCACTATCTTTTTATTGTCCCTGGCAGGTATCCCCGCTACGGCCGGGTTCATGGCCAAATTCTATATGCTGTCCGCCGCTATCAGTAACGGACAGGTCTTCTGGCTGGTCATTGTTGGTGTGCTTTGCGCGGCCATCAGTGTATACTACTATTTCCGGGTAATACAGGCCATGTACTTCCGGGAAGGCGAAGGGCAGGAGATTGAGACTACCATCGGTTTCAGGGGCACCCTGGTGGGCATGGCAGCCCTGGTAGTGCTGTTTGGCATCTTCCCCCAATGGATCATCTCCCAACTGTACTTTTTCTTCTAA
- a CDS encoding biopolymer transporter ExbD, whose protein sequence is MAEMDTSSGGGHKKGPGVKKGKKLSTRVDLTPMVDLGFLLITFFIFTTTMSQPTAMRLFLPKDTDQKDDTKVKESGALSIMLGKDNVVFYYEGQLANDGSNFKSTNFKEIREVIINKKKSTKADDFVVVIKPGPEATYKNTVDILDEMTINEVKRYAMVDIFPVEVELMKKTEGL, encoded by the coding sequence ATGGCAGAGATGGATACCTCGTCGGGTGGGGGACATAAAAAAGGACCCGGCGTAAAGAAAGGGAAGAAACTATCGACGCGTGTGGATCTCACACCGATGGTGGACCTTGGTTTCCTCCTGATCACCTTCTTTATCTTTACCACCACCATGAGTCAGCCTACGGCCATGCGTCTGTTCCTCCCTAAGGACACAGATCAGAAGGATGACACCAAGGTGAAGGAGTCTGGTGCTTTGAGCATCATGCTGGGAAAAGATAATGTTGTCTTTTATTATGAAGGACAGTTGGCCAATGATGGTTCCAACTTCAAGTCCACTAATTTTAAAGAGATCCGCGAGGTGATCATTAACAAAAAGAAGAGTACCAAAGCCGACGATTTCGTAGTAGTTATTAAACCCGGTCCTGAAGCCACCTACAAAAACACGGTGGATATACTGGATGAGATGACTATCAATGAAGTTAAGCGGTATGCTATGGTTGACATTTTCCCTGTGGAAGTGGAATTGATGAAAAAAACCGAGGGACTGTAA
- a CDS encoding ABC transporter permease — MTFRDTFSLAFKTVRANKLRTGITVSIIAFGIMALVGIKTAIVAMQQKFVESFSAMGATGFTIRYREPRFHFGGGSEIKKEKKGQRKEKKSSFGKPITKLQAEQFKQRFQFPSRVSLNIFGTRDAVVSMGNRKSNPTTRVFGGDENYVDQNGFTLAYGRNLNELDVQSGRNVCVIGKDVATKFFGDNMERAVDKIIKINNIPFRVVGVLNPKGSTLGMSWDNSVVTSYNNVRRFFNTNPNASFGIQVKVPELHLMDAATGEATGIFRPIRKLTTTEEDNFAIDKSDSFVEMLLKQLDLLTFSALIIGVITLMGAAVGLMNIMLVSVTERTKEIGLVKAIGGKKGNIRRQFLYESIIISLLGALFGVVLGVLVGNLFSMFLETGFVVPWAWTFIGIAICSLVGLMAGLYPAMRAGRLNPIEALRYE; from the coding sequence ATGACGTTCCGCGATACATTCTCCTTAGCCTTCAAAACGGTTCGCGCCAATAAGCTCCGTACAGGTATTACCGTATCTATCATTGCCTTTGGGATCATGGCCCTGGTGGGCATCAAAACGGCCATAGTGGCCATGCAGCAGAAATTTGTGGAAAGCTTTTCGGCTATGGGAGCAACGGGTTTCACCATCCGTTACCGGGAGCCGCGTTTCCACTTTGGCGGCGGCTCAGAGATCAAAAAAGAAAAGAAGGGACAGCGGAAAGAAAAGAAATCAAGTTTCGGCAAACCTATCACCAAGCTCCAGGCGGAGCAGTTCAAGCAACGTTTCCAGTTCCCGTCAAGGGTATCCCTCAATATCTTCGGTACAAGGGATGCGGTGGTGTCCATGGGCAACCGCAAATCCAATCCCACCACCCGCGTATTTGGGGGGGATGAGAATTATGTGGACCAGAACGGGTTCACGCTGGCCTATGGCCGGAACCTGAATGAGCTGGATGTGCAGTCGGGCCGTAACGTCTGCGTGATCGGGAAAGATGTGGCCACCAAATTCTTTGGGGATAATATGGAGCGTGCGGTAGACAAGATCATCAAGATCAACAATATTCCCTTCCGGGTAGTGGGGGTGTTGAATCCCAAGGGCAGCACCCTGGGCATGAGCTGGGACAACTCTGTGGTCACCTCCTACAATAATGTGCGTCGTTTTTTTAATACCAATCCCAATGCCTCTTTCGGCATCCAGGTGAAAGTACCGGAACTGCACCTGATGGATGCGGCAACGGGCGAGGCTACGGGCATTTTCCGGCCTATCCGTAAGCTGACCACTACGGAAGAGGATAATTTTGCCATTGACAAGAGCGACAGCTTTGTGGAAATGTTATTGAAGCAGCTGGACCTGCTGACCTTTTCGGCTCTGATCATTGGTGTGATCACGCTGATGGGGGCGGCAGTGGGATTGATGAACATCATGCTGGTATCAGTAACGGAAAGGACCAAAGAGATTGGCCTGGTAAAAGCCATTGGTGGGAAGAAGGGCAATATCCGCAGGCAATTCCTGTATGAATCCATCATCATCAGTTTGCTGGGGGCCCTGTTTGGCGTGGTGCTGGGCGTACTGGTAGGCAATCTTTTCTCCATGTTCCTGGAAACGGGTTTTGTAGTACCCTGGGCCTGGACCTTTATTGGTATTGCGATCTGTTCGCTGGTTGGGTTGATGGCTGGCCTGTATCCTGCCATGCGGGCGGGCAGGCTGAACCCGATAGAGGCTTTAAGATATGAGTAG
- a CDS encoding proton-conducting transporter membrane subunit has protein sequence MIPVLLIVVPLLTGLATFLIKSEKSARAWALLSALATLVISLLGITVLKGNSYLHANVEWLPTLGSSFAVGLDGMGQLLCLLTAVAFPMIFAATWNASYKNANQFFALMLLAQAGLMGVFLAYDALLFYFFWELALIPAYFLCSSWGGERRIAVTFKFFIYTFVGSLLMLVGLLYIYFHTADQSFALESFYKASLSTKEQNWLFWLIFIAFAIKMPIFPFHTWQPDTYEQSPTATTMVLSGGNGENGAVWGDPLAGARSAYRRLGAW, from the coding sequence ATGATACCTGTTCTGCTCATCGTTGTTCCGCTGCTCACCGGCCTCGCCACTTTCCTGATCAAATCAGAAAAGAGCGCCAGGGCATGGGCTTTGTTATCCGCCTTGGCCACGCTGGTGATCTCCCTGCTGGGTATAACTGTGCTGAAAGGCAACAGTTACCTGCATGCCAATGTGGAGTGGCTGCCTACCCTGGGCAGCAGTTTTGCAGTAGGGCTGGATGGCATGGGCCAGCTGCTTTGCCTGCTTACGGCCGTAGCTTTCCCCATGATCTTTGCAGCTACCTGGAATGCCTCCTATAAGAATGCGAACCAGTTCTTCGCTCTCATGCTGCTGGCACAGGCCGGCCTGATGGGTGTTTTCCTGGCCTATGATGCGCTGCTGTTCTATTTCTTCTGGGAGCTGGCGCTGATCCCCGCTTATTTCCTTTGCTCCAGCTGGGGTGGGGAACGCAGGATCGCCGTTACCTTCAAGTTCTTTATCTACACCTTTGTTGGTTCGCTCCTGATGCTGGTTGGTCTCCTGTATATCTATTTCCATACAGCCGACCAGTCCTTTGCGCTGGAGTCATTCTATAAGGCCAGTCTCTCCACCAAGGAGCAGAACTGGCTGTTCTGGCTCATCTTCATTGCCTTTGCCATCAAGATGCCCATCTTTCCCTTCCATACCTGGCAGCCGGATACCTATGAGCAGTCGCCCACGGCCACTACCATGGTGCTGAGCGGGGGTAATGGTGAAAATGGGGCTGTTTGGGGTGATCCGCTGGCTGGTGCCCGTTCTGCCTACCGCCGCCTGGGCGCATGGTGA
- a CDS encoding MotA/TolQ/ExbB proton channel family protein: MYEGGIIVPILIATLLTALTFIIERLLTVTKATGTGNIAEFIRKVQYHLANKNVDQAISECDKQKGSVGNVMKAGLRKYKEMISNTELDSEQKVLAIQKEVEEATALELPMLEKNLVFLSTIASVATLLGLLGTVLGMITSFAALGEEGGGQAAAELSRGISEALYNTALGIGTSAFAIIFYNIFTTKIDSITYGIDESGFTLTQSFASLYK; encoded by the coding sequence ATGTACGAAGGTGGTATCATCGTACCGATCCTGATCGCTACGCTCTTAACAGCGCTGACTTTCATCATTGAGCGTCTGCTGACTGTAACCAAAGCAACTGGTACAGGCAACATCGCTGAGTTCATCCGCAAAGTGCAGTATCACCTGGCTAACAAGAATGTAGATCAGGCCATTTCTGAGTGCGACAAGCAAAAAGGTAGCGTTGGTAACGTTATGAAAGCTGGTCTGCGCAAATACAAAGAAATGATCAGCAACACGGAGCTGGATTCTGAACAAAAAGTACTGGCTATCCAGAAAGAAGTTGAAGAAGCAACTGCACTGGAACTGCCCATGCTGGAAAAGAACCTGGTGTTCCTGTCCACTATCGCCTCCGTAGCTACCCTGTTGGGTCTGCTGGGTACGGTATTGGGTATGATCACTTCATTCGCTGCCCTCGGTGAAGAAGGTGGTGGTCAGGCTGCTGCTGAGCTGTCCCGTGGTATCTCCGAAGCCCTGTATAATACAGCCCTCGGTATCGGTACCTCTGCATTTGCGATCATCTTCTATAACATCTTTACTACAAAGATCGACTCTATCACATACGGCATTGACGAATCCGGTTTTACCCTGACGCAAAGCTTTGCTTCTCTCTATAAATAA